The Electrophorus electricus isolate fEleEle1 chromosome 4, fEleEle1.pri, whole genome shotgun sequence region TTCTCTCTAAAAGAGAATTCGATATGTTTAAATTAtctttcacatttattttgcagtgtGGAGCTCGTACTGACAGAATCGAAAAcatgttattatatttatttcatagttACTTTATTATCTGAATGCGGGTGCAAACAGTTTAGTGTAAAATGTTTAGTGAATAAATAGACAGGCTGTGTGTCAGCTGTACCTGTTAAAGGCTTAGCACTTGATATACTGCTCCTCAAAGCTCTTcgtgtcagtatgtgtgtgtgtgtgtgtgtgtgtgtgtcagtgattCAGGCCTGCCTGCTGTGTCTGCTCCGTGGGTCCGTGGCCCTGCCCCTTAACTGCGCCGATGAGTCCAGCTCTCCTGTCCCCTGCACCTCCATCTCCCAGGACAAGCTGCTGGACCGCGTTACCCAGCATGCCGAGTTCATTTACCGCATCACTGAGGAAGTCTGCAATCAGTATGTGAGTTCACGCCTCACTCCTCACCCACACAGTAGTAGCACACACTCAACCCTGCACACGAACCTGTAGTTCACACCTGTCTTTAACACTGCATATCATACCTGCTCTCATCAGTGGTTATATGTGTAGTATAACAGTGCATTAACAAAGCTTAATTGTAAGTAGTGATACTTgattcaaacaaaaacacaagtagAACAGTTATATGCTTTATTGCATGTGCAATGTACAGTGTCATTACTAAgaaaaaaattttattttcctctgtaaGAGTCTgaattaatgaaatgtttaatcagactgatatagacagagagatattTCATAGAAATATTAAGCAATTTCTAAGGCAAAGCCATTATGGAATATTAAAGCACCCCTACAACTTGGTGACATCCTCTTTACAAATAGCAATGCAGTGTTTTAACCTATAGATATAGATTGTTATGTATTATCATATGTTATCAGTTTCTGTGGAAGTAATTCTAAATATATCTTTATATCCAAACCCTACAATGGACATACAATGGTGTTAAACCCTGCAGTCTCAAAACCAAAGTTACCAGATACAACCGTGAACAGTGACACAGGACCTGTTTCCTCTGTATCTGATTGGCTGCGATGCGGAGGTCTAGGGGGTGAGCATGGACCAATGGTCTGCATTGTGTTGCTTCGCAGGAGGAGCTGTATATTCCTTATCCACTGAGGGGCTTGAAGAACCAGGGGGGTGGCACGTGTACGTCGATGTCCTTCCCCAACCTGGGATCCAAGACCGAGATCCAGCAGATATCGGTGAGCAGCTGGTTTTTcggtattttcattttcattaatttacaaaaaaataaaaacaattaagcCTTTTAGTTCCCGTAAAAGTTAACCAAACTAGTTACTCCAAACTAGTTACTCATGCTAGACCCTTTGAAGTAGAAAAACACATGATGCAAATATTTTCTGGgactgaaaacaaagaaataaaaaaaaatcacttctgCTCTCAATACACACCCATAACACCAAGTAGAAGCAAATGTGAACGGTGTGAGACCACTCACATGTTTTCCAGACAACACCCGTACGCCACTCTGTTGCACTCTATTACAGTAGTGTTCTATACACCAAAAATTATTTGTAACCACAGTAACAACAACCACAGTTCTGGTGCTAGGCCAAGGTCAGCAGAGGGCTCCAATTTTTGAACACATACTTTTGTTGATTGGTGTACACTTGGCCACGTTATTTCAGTGCAAAGTTATTGAGGTTGCTTGGATGTATTCATTTCCCAGTGTTGTTTGATTTTTGAGAAATAGTGAAAGTGGTTCCATCATAtgagaaaaaaaccaaacatgaaaCCTTGAGATGTCTTACCAGGAACACTTCAGCATCCTTCACCAAACTCACTTTCCTCATCATTCATTCCTGTTCCGTCATGAGGGAGGGTGCCGTGCATTATATCTGGCAACCTGCATTAGTATGTTTTGCACTCGCGttgagtgtttgtatgtttgttagTTGGCTGGCTGGCTTGGAGAATTCTCGCTTCTTTTCATAAGGACTTTCAGGTTGTATCCATGCAAGGGGAAGAGGTCACACAAAGCTCCGCTCTGTTCTGCCGAGCCAGGCACGTCAGATTTCAATATTATACCCTTTTAACCTCTAATTTCACTCTCATTGATGGCTTTGGTGGTGAGAAGTGATCGTTGCTGAGTGTTGTCTGAGCAGAGCGCGTTTCTGTTGCACTGGCCGCCTGCTCGACAACCACTGAATGCCTCTTGCACAGGTGTCACGGACCAGTGAGCGATTGAACGTGACCCCTGGGCCGTTTCGTGTTTCAAAAAGCACAGACTGATTCGGCTACGAGGACAGCGGCTGCAGAACGACCTCTCCTGTAAAGCTGGCCTCTTTGGATTCACAGGCTCTCTTCCGCCCTCTACAGGACATGAGGCTTCTCCACTACATGTTAATTCTGGCACAGTCCTGGGTGGAGCCCCTGACTTACCTGCAGTCCTCCCTGAAGAATAACGACCACGCGCCAGACACTCTGGTCAGCCAGCTCAAGTGGGTGTCTGATAAACTGACCAGACTGGAGCAGGGAGTGGTGCTTCTGATCAGTATGGTAAGGCCCTAAACCCCTCGCTCATGCACAGAGGGCTATGGTTGCCTATTATCAAAGTAAAGTATTGTTATTTGAATGGCCTGAGTTACTTAATACTACCGAGTGAGTACTGAATAAAGAGCAGTGAGTAAAGGTGTAGAGTATAGAACTGCAGAGAAGCCCCAAGATACAAAAAGAACTGTAGAACTGAAGATTGCTAGTTGCTATGCTAgttgctatctatctatctatctatctatctatctatctatctatctatctatctatctatctatctatctatctatctatctatctatctatctatctatctatctatttcccctctctctctctctctctctctctctctctctctctctctctctctctctctctctctctctctctctctctctcaatctcaaATTGATATGATAAAGCTCGGCAGAGAGACACATGACCGACAGCAAAGCAGCCTGGTGCTGTCACCCCAAAAAAAAGCTAATAATGAATCTGAACTGAAAAATTAGTACTTAAATGTGAATGACCAAAATGGAAAAGTAGGTTCATTTCCTCTTAGTCCTGTCCTTGGCAGTCCTCCGCCAGTCATACTTAACAGGCTGAAAATGACAAAGCTATCATGCATCCATTCCTGGTGTTATTGAGGTGTTTTAGTGCTGCTATCGTGCAGTATAATTGCGTCTTGGAAGAAGGTCAGCCCCGTCTATAATGCATTGACTCCAAACCCCCCTCCATCTCACCTCCTCATCCTGCTCTCCAGATGCAGGAGGAGGGCGGCGCGGCTCCGCCGCCGGCCGCACTGCAGCAGGCGCTGTCCGAGCCTCAGCTAGGGGTCCCCGACTCCATCTTCCACGAATACAACTCGCTCATGTGCCTCAAGAAGGACGCCCACA contains the following coding sequences:
- the smtla gene encoding somatolactin alpha gives rise to the protein MCKLQVIQACLLCLLRGSVALPLNCADESSSPVPCTSISQDKLLDRVTQHAEFIYRITEEVCNQYEELYIPYPLRGLKNQGGGTCTSMSFPNLGSKTEIQQISDMRLLHYMLILAQSWVEPLTYLQSSLKNNDHAPDTLVSQLKWVSDKLTRLEQGVVLLISMMQEEGGAAPPPAALQQALSEPQLGVPDSIFHEYNSLMCLKKDAHKMETLLKLLKCRQTDRLSCTL